ATTTTGATCTGGAAGAGAAGCTAGACTTATATATTCTGGCCATAATGATGATGACATACGAACAGGATAATTTTATAGTTATTGATAAACGCTTCACGCTGTTAGATACTGTCTCCAATTTAGGATCTAATCTTTATCCAGACCAGGTAAGTTATCAAGCAAATACACTTCGCCTTCCTACATTATATGTGTTGTGATTGCACTTCAGATTAAATTTATTGCCAATGGCTTGTATAAGAACTTTGTGCAAGGCGTGGGAGCCAAGCGTTTGGAAAATTTTTTGAATATGCAGGCGGCCTTTCCTCGTCTAATGCTCTCATCTGGATCTGGCAGTGACGTTGTCCTGGCCCTGCTTCTGACCATCTTGAGCGGATACACCAAGGTCCCAGCAAGACTGCAAATTACTGGAAATGTGAATAGCCGCGTACCAGGCATTGAACCCAATATTGTACGAATATTATTCCTATTTGCAGGCGCGTAATGCATTCGAAATGGCAAAGTTGGTCAACTGGCAGCAGCTGGCGAACTCTGATCAATACCATGACATGTTCATTCTGATGCGCTCGTTTTTCCTCGTCATAAGTATGTGGATTAATCGTCAAGAGTTTCTCGAAAGTGATCTTGGAGCGGAAATGCGCACATACTTCCTAACCGTGTGCAAGGTATTGTGCAGAAAAACCGCCATCGAATCAGACTTTGCCATGACGGTTAGTTTATTGCGCATTATTTCACTAAATGGACGTTAATAAGTTTattttcaatggtgattcCAGCTGGAGCGATTCATTGCCCTCTGCGTTGTACGTGCAGCAAGGATAGAGTAAGGATATTCTGAATATAGCGTATATCTTTTAATTCTTGATCTCTTTCAGTGAACCCTAATGGTCCCTAATGCTAAGAGATTACCataagtgttttttttttttatttgtcgTTCCAtatggaggatatccaaggggcTGGGTACCAATCTAGCTGCAGATGCATCCGCAATAAATGTTTTCATAAAGTTCTCATGGGTGCGTATCAGTATCGATACTACGgaacacatatacatacaaaGAACAGTTAATTTGAATAGTTCGCCATTGTTGGAACACTTGGtggtattttttgttgtttgcctGGCGCACACGAtgtctttttggtttttgttcaGTGCCATCAGAATCACTGGCACCAGGTTGATCGATATTGAGTTGAAGGTATTTGATccatttcatcaatctattataTTATCATTGTCAGAGTCACTCATTCACTTTCGAACAATGTATATTTGGCGCGCAACAGTCGATAGTATCGGCAGCCGTTTGGTGGGatattttctttctttttttgggACTTGCTCTCTTTTCCCTCGTCGAGGGATTTTTCAACGCAGCAATGTCCTTTTTCCCAACATTCCGTAgaacttttttgtttaaaccttgttttataCAGAATGCAATAAAAGTGGTTATTTAAAATGAGCTAGTGaagtagaaaatttattcataaATCAGAAAAAATGATGTGTTTATGTATGGAAGTCATATCTatctagtaatattccacggaatatcaaaatctaTGAATATGCTTTGCAATCCTTGACGGAGAAGGATTAACCCATTTTAGACCAAGggggtattttaatattccaccgAATTGAATGAAGATTGAATAATttgagcgcagttcaggtgatAGATATCGTTTAAGTTTAAGTTCAGAGTAGAGATGGCATGGATCTAACAGAAGAATTTACAGTTagtaatattttccgccattaTTTCAAGTCGTtgaactgtttaaatagagggggcttaagtgggctaagttcgacAAATTCGCGGGCGGCACTGACGGGCACGTGTTGGGGTCTGGTCCACAacatttaaattatttttaagCGCAGAATTGGCAGTAGCACGCACGCAAGTaacagctccagctccagtcaAGTCCCAGCATGTTCTATCTAATCGGACTCGGCCTTGGGGATATCAAGGATATCACAGTGAAAGGGCTCGAAATTGTCAAGCAATGCAGTCGTGTGTACCTCGAAATGTATACATCAATTTTGGGCTGTAGCCTTGAGGACATGGTGAGTAGTCTTGGGGGCAGGGCAGGTGGTCGCAGGAAT
This region of Drosophila miranda strain MSH22 chromosome 2, D.miranda_PacBio2.1, whole genome shotgun sequence genomic DNA includes:
- the LOC108156736 gene encoding uncharacterized protein LOC108156736 — translated: MNPTELHDSSIESDEDKIRKSYDHEDLKTFLAKSTIKDYFQRALQISDCYQLLSYLQATLSRYVWADFDLEEKLDLYILAIMMMTYEQDNFIVIDKRFTLLDTVSNLGSNLYPDQIKFIANGLYKNFVQGVGAKRLENFLNMQAAFPRLMLSSGSGSDVVLALLLTILSGYTKVPARLQITGNARNAFEMAKLVNWQQLANSDQYHDMFILMRSFFLVISMWINRQEFLESDLGAEMRTYFLTVCKVLCRKTAIESDFAMTLERFIALCVVRAARIDEP